The Drosophila innubila isolate TH190305 chromosome 2L unlocalized genomic scaffold, UK_Dinn_1.0 4_B_2L, whole genome shotgun sequence genome segment AAAAAATTCCATAAATTGAAActgttataaatttcaattcaaatttaatttaataacaataggCGAGGTGTCGTCAAGTCTTGCAGAGCTACTCCTCCTTCTATGAAAATATTAGTTCTGCCTGGTGATTGTTTTCTAATGACCCATCCATTTGGAAGCCAAAATCAGCTTGATCAATGGATCACCCTCGCGCGGAAAAACGAAAATGCCAcgatctttttttaaataacgatAGGCACGATGTTGATACCATCCGTATATTTGGTTCTCCGTCATGGGCTGAGCTGTGGCATGCTTTGGCTCATACTTCTTGGCCTTCCCGCCAGTTGCCTGACTGGCATTGTCCTCCTCTGTTGATTTCTGTACAtccttttcaaattttttgcgCATACGCTGAATCTGTTCATCGGTGCAGTTGAAATACGGCCAATCGTGACGTGCATAGAACTTCAGCGTCAATGGAGACTCGGCCTCCGTAACAGTTATTGGACTCTGCTGAGATGCAGTGTGCTCATCATCCAACAGAAGCTCGCTGTTCCCCTCCACACGACGTTTTATATCTGCGGCACAGCGACGACCACCGCAACAAAAAGGAGGCATCTTTAAGGGATTTTTCCTTTCTCTGTGTAACTTTTGAAGTTTCAAACAAAAGTTATAAATGTGGCAGTAAATTTGTgtaataaagcttttaaatcgGATAACTATACGATATTGTTGTAATATGAATAGTTTTACAAAATCAAGGACCGTAAcagttgtaatttttaaaatataacatttttgacttttaacaaagtatatattatttcagaaatattatatttaaaacaggtaataacaccggaaccgttaaccggaactaaccgtttcatttttagtaccggaactgaaaccgtaaccgaatgaacattctctgtcaagaaccggtACGGTTggggtaaagttgctaggccaatgagttgtccaacttctgtcataacttgatcaaaactataTAGATtgtcaaacggaatgtcattttgatcatgatttgctTCTTAAATTCATtgtgtattcaaatttttttcatttagaaaatataataattttctaccaagattcgattttgatggtaagggtcccccctttgaaattttgaaaattcaaaattttaaatctcaagttttcacttttaatcaactccttatatcgtaattaatataaaagaatactttaaacttgattttgagacctttaatttttttgaaaaaatcatgccaaattggataaaaattttgacttgtaaagtggttaaatccgaagtctgaccaacttcaaactgtcataacttgatcaaaactgaaccgat includes the following:
- the LOC117779514 gene encoding uncharacterized protein LOC117779514 — translated: MPPFCCGGRRCAADIKRRVEGNSELLLDDEHTASQQSPITVTEAESPLTLKFYARHDWPYFNCTDEQIQRMRKKFEKDVQKSTEEDNASQATGGKAKKYEPKHATAQPMTENQIYGWYQHRAYRYLKKDRGIFVFPREGDPLIKLILASKWMGH